In Alkalihalobacillus sp. TS-13, the following are encoded in one genomic region:
- a CDS encoding SgcJ/EcaC family oxidoreductase: MESKEAVKKVYEHLIEAWNNRNAEGMASLFSGHGEIIGFDGSQSSGPKSILSHLSPIFRDHPTAQFVSKVKDIRFLGENVAMLRAIAGMVPPGGSDINPEVNTHHTLIVVHDNHNWHIELFQNTPAQFHGRPELVEQMTDELRAQL; this comes from the coding sequence ATGGAGAGTAAAGAAGCTGTCAAAAAAGTTTACGAACATCTTATCGAGGCTTGGAACAATCGTAATGCAGAGGGAATGGCAAGTTTATTTAGTGGACATGGGGAGATCATAGGGTTTGATGGAAGTCAATCGAGTGGTCCAAAATCAATTTTGTCTCATCTAAGCCCTATTTTCAGGGATCATCCTACTGCACAATTTGTCAGTAAGGTAAAAGATATTCGCTTCCTGGGTGAAAATGTGGCAATGTTAAGAGCAATTGCCGGTATGGTACCTCCCGGTGGATCAGATATTAATCCAGAAGTTAATACACATCACACTCTAATTGTTGTTCATGACAATCATAATTGGCATATTGAACTATTTCAAAATACACCTGCACAATTTCATGGAAGACCTGAATTAGTAGAACAAATGACAGATGAACTACGAGCACAGCTATAG
- a CDS encoding LysR family transcriptional regulator, giving the protein METRDWSILQILYREKNITKAAKQLYISQPALTNRLKQIEKEFGVKIVNRGRRGIQFTSQGEYLAKCADEMLLRIRSIKENVHDMRDIVSGTLRLGVSNYFAHYQLPGVLKLFKDRFPNIEYKVTSGWSSEIAPLLPKKDIHIAFVKGDFNWVDEKHLLFDETICVVSKDRIQLDELPELPRIDYRSEYSLKSVIDNWWAEHYTHPPLINIEVDKVDTCKEMVLNGLGYAIMPSMILRDTEGLYTIDLKTKAGEPLLRRTWMLYHKESLNLNMVREFVSFIKSIDMNKDY; this is encoded by the coding sequence ATGGAAACGCGTGATTGGTCGATCCTACAGATTTTATATCGGGAGAAAAACATTACGAAAGCAGCAAAACAGCTTTATATATCGCAGCCAGCTCTGACGAACCGTCTGAAACAGATCGAAAAGGAATTCGGTGTGAAAATCGTCAACAGAGGCAGAAGGGGAATCCAGTTTACGTCCCAGGGGGAGTATCTGGCGAAATGCGCGGATGAAATGCTCTTGAGGATCCGAAGCATCAAGGAGAATGTGCATGACATGAGGGACATTGTGTCAGGGACATTACGGCTCGGAGTCTCGAATTACTTTGCTCATTACCAATTACCTGGGGTCCTGAAGCTTTTTAAAGACAGGTTTCCGAATATCGAATACAAAGTCACATCTGGATGGAGCAGTGAGATTGCCCCATTATTGCCGAAGAAAGATATCCATATTGCCTTTGTGAAGGGGGATTTCAACTGGGTGGATGAGAAACATTTATTATTTGATGAAACGATATGCGTCGTCTCCAAAGATCGGATCCAATTGGATGAATTGCCTGAATTGCCAAGAATCGATTATCGATCAGAATACTCCTTAAAAAGTGTCATCGATAACTGGTGGGCTGAACATTATACGCACCCCCCATTGATCAATATCGAAGTTGATAAAGTCGATACATGTAAAGAGATGGTGCTTAACGGCTTGGGGTATGCGATCATGCCGAGCATGATTTTAAGGGATACGGAAGGATTATATACGATCGATCTGAAAACAAAAGCGGGAGAACCCTTATTGAGGCGAACGTGGATGTTGTACCATAAGGAATCGTTAAATCTGAACATGGTCAGGGAGTTTGTCAGCTTCATAAAAAGCATCGATATGAATAAGGATTATTAA
- a CDS encoding AbrB family transcriptional regulator: protein MNKNSIFLRNMKFILLSSIGGYLLSLTGLSIGWMIGSLIVATLLSYRKPRFLKMDEKGISKFWICIGQCLLGIELGQKINLSVMSVFMENSLAIVFMLIMSIIFSILSGYVLWKFSKTDMLTSFYGTAPGGLTAMPSIAEEVGANTAIVSIIQTIRVFLVILMIPMIVSYLLVTPHHSAPGNGSMVAVPEFQFTHLFWTFALVFAAWGGAILGKKLKFPAPWTIGSMLGVACLQTAGSSLAGHDMVSWWPHTFMVLAQILIASSIGAMFHKDMLIGLGKIINIALICTVGFILAMFGCSFIVSKLTEITFVTATLAFAPGGIAEMATTSVLLDGDSTFVVAVQVLRIFVVLLFLPPCFKLIEHYEKKKIGLSG from the coding sequence ATGAACAAAAACAGCATATTTTTACGCAACATGAAGTTCATCCTACTGAGCAGTATCGGTGGTTACCTACTCTCTTTGACAGGTCTGTCGATCGGCTGGATGATCGGATCATTAATTGTTGCGACCTTGCTTTCTTATCGAAAACCTCGATTTTTAAAAATGGATGAAAAAGGCATCTCGAAATTTTGGATCTGTATCGGCCAATGCCTATTAGGGATCGAGTTAGGGCAGAAGATCAATTTGTCCGTCATGAGCGTATTCATGGAAAATTCACTCGCAATTGTTTTCATGCTGATCATGTCGATCATTTTCTCCATTCTTTCAGGTTATGTCCTTTGGAAATTCAGTAAAACCGATATGCTGACAAGCTTTTACGGCACTGCCCCTGGAGGACTTACAGCCATGCCCAGTATTGCAGAAGAAGTCGGGGCAAATACGGCAATCGTAAGCATCATTCAGACTATCCGCGTTTTCCTCGTCATTTTGATGATTCCAATGATTGTTTCGTATTTACTAGTGACGCCTCATCACTCCGCTCCAGGAAACGGATCTATGGTGGCTGTACCGGAATTCCAGTTCACACACTTGTTTTGGACCTTCGCCCTTGTTTTCGCAGCGTGGGGAGGGGCGATTTTAGGGAAAAAGCTGAAATTCCCGGCTCCCTGGACAATCGGAAGCATGCTGGGTGTAGCATGTTTGCAAACAGCCGGTTCTTCGCTGGCCGGTCATGACATGGTTTCCTGGTGGCCGCATACGTTCATGGTCCTCGCGCAAATCTTGATCGCATCAAGTATCGGCGCCATGTTCCATAAAGATATGTTGATAGGGCTGGGGAAAATCATTAACATTGCCTTGATCTGTACGGTAGGGTTCATCCTAGCGATGTTTGGCTGTTCATTCATCGTATCCAAGCTGACAGAGATCACGTTCGTGACGGCTACATTGGCTTTTGCGCCTGGTGGAATTGCAGAAATGGCGACCACATCCGTCCTCTTGGATGGGGATTCGACCTTCGTCGTTGCCGTCCAGGTCTTGAGGATTTTCGTCGTCCTCCTCTTTTTACCGCCTTGTTTCAAACTTATCGAACATTATGAAAAGAAAAAGATTGGACTATCCGGTTGA
- a CDS encoding sugar phosphate isomerase/epimerase — MNKGINAWCFPESCSIEDIFKSARDYGYEGVELNLSDDPSAPLPLNMTEGQLLEIKEEAVDAGLSLPSLSTDLLWKYPLTDKDENVREKGIAVVEEMFRIAEVFGAETVLVVPGIVNEQVFYEKAYRRSQDSLQKLLPVAEKAGITIGIENVWNKFLLSPLEMRQFVDGFDSPNMGVYFDVGNVCPFGFPEQWIRILSHRIKSVHVKDFKARVGNINGFVPLLAGDINWKLVTEALDEIDYKGFIIPEIPPHKHFHHPFMGNLTDTMDEIFPFKRQQEDQHE, encoded by the coding sequence ATGAACAAAGGCATAAATGCTTGGTGTTTCCCTGAATCCTGCTCAATAGAGGATATATTTAAATCAGCCAGGGACTACGGCTATGAAGGGGTGGAGCTGAACCTCTCTGATGATCCATCTGCACCATTGCCACTGAATATGACTGAAGGACAATTGTTGGAGATCAAAGAGGAAGCGGTAGACGCTGGTCTTTCCCTTCCAAGCTTATCGACAGATTTATTATGGAAGTACCCGCTGACAGATAAGGATGAAAATGTGCGTGAGAAAGGGATCGCCGTCGTTGAAGAGATGTTCCGGATAGCGGAAGTTTTTGGAGCGGAAACTGTTTTGGTCGTACCGGGAATAGTTAATGAGCAGGTATTCTATGAAAAAGCGTATAGAAGGTCCCAGGATTCATTGCAAAAGTTGCTCCCTGTTGCTGAAAAGGCTGGCATTACCATCGGAATCGAGAATGTCTGGAATAAATTTTTGTTAAGTCCTCTTGAAATGCGACAGTTTGTCGATGGATTTGATAGCCCGAATATGGGTGTTTATTTCGATGTCGGGAATGTATGTCCATTCGGATTCCCAGAGCAATGGATCAGAATTCTTTCTCATCGTATAAAATCGGTTCACGTAAAAGACTTTAAAGCACGTGTTGGGAATATAAATGGATTTGTTCCTCTTTTGGCAGGAGATATCAATTGGAAGCTTGTAACGGAAGCGCTTGATGAAATCGATTATAAAGGATTCATCATTCCTGAAATCCCTCCACATAAACATTTTCACCATCCATTCATGGGAAACCTTACGGATACGATGGACGAAATCTTCCCATTCAAGAGGCAGCAGGAGGATCAGCATGAATAA
- a CDS encoding phosphoglycerate dehydrogenase produces the protein MSIATLDKVKTIKTLNGIAANGLNVFNKDGYGIDNDSENPDAIVVRSYDMHSMEFGDNLKAIARAGAGVNNIPVEKCTERGIVVFNTPGANANAVKELVLTSLMASSRNLFDGISWVKSLEGEGERIPELVEAGKKQFVGNEIKGKTLGVIGLGAVGALVANDALDLDMDVLGFDPFISVDTAWNLSRKIQRAMTIEQLFAESDYITVHVPLTDGTKGMFNKANFDIMKKGVNILNFSRGELVNENDMAVALENGKVGKYITDFPNENLINTENVISIPHLGASTKESEENCAVMAARQTKEYLETGNIMNSVNFPNASLPYTGKRRIAGFHKNVPNMVGQLTSVLSNYNLNIADMVNRSRGDFAYTMIDIDNQVNGDNVFALEQDIRQIDGIVTVRVI, from the coding sequence ATGAGCATAGCGACGTTAGACAAAGTCAAAACGATCAAGACGTTAAATGGTATTGCAGCAAACGGACTCAATGTATTCAATAAAGATGGTTACGGGATCGATAATGATAGTGAAAATCCTGATGCTATTGTTGTCCGCAGTTATGACATGCATTCGATGGAATTCGGTGATAACCTGAAGGCCATTGCACGTGCCGGTGCAGGTGTCAATAATATTCCTGTTGAAAAATGCACAGAACGTGGCATCGTCGTTTTCAATACCCCTGGAGCGAATGCCAATGCTGTCAAGGAACTGGTGCTGACATCATTGATGGCTTCATCCCGTAATCTTTTTGATGGTATTAGCTGGGTGAAGTCATTGGAAGGTGAAGGGGAACGAATCCCTGAACTTGTAGAAGCCGGAAAAAAACAATTTGTCGGAAATGAAATAAAGGGGAAAACACTTGGTGTCATCGGTCTGGGAGCAGTCGGTGCGCTTGTAGCCAATGATGCCCTGGATTTAGACATGGATGTGCTCGGATTTGATCCGTTCATCTCGGTCGATACGGCTTGGAACTTGTCCAGGAAAATCCAACGAGCGATGACCATTGAACAGTTGTTTGCTGAGTCGGATTATATCACCGTACACGTTCCGTTAACGGATGGTACAAAAGGAATGTTCAATAAAGCAAACTTTGACATCATGAAAAAAGGCGTTAACATTCTCAATTTCTCCCGCGGTGAACTTGTCAATGAAAACGATATGGCTGTCGCACTTGAAAATGGAAAAGTAGGTAAGTATATTACAGACTTTCCAAATGAAAATCTGATAAACACGGAAAATGTCATTTCAATCCCTCATCTTGGTGCTTCTACGAAAGAATCGGAGGAAAACTGTGCGGTCATGGCAGCCCGCCAGACGAAGGAATATCTGGAGACAGGGAACATTATGAATTCGGTCAACTTTCCGAATGCTTCCCTGCCTTATACGGGAAAACGTCGAATCGCAGGTTTTCACAAAAACGTTCCGAACATGGTCGGACAGCTTACATCCGTTCTATCAAACTATAACTTGAACATTGCGGACATGGTGAACAGAAGCCGGGGAGATTTTGCGTATACGATGATCGACATCGACAATCAAGTAAACGGAGATAACGTGTTCGCTCTGGAGCAAGATATCCGACAGATTGATGGAATTGTTACCGTACGTGTCATTTAA
- a CDS encoding DinB family protein, giving the protein MEVFVTQYDWIQRTRETLFSYCETLSPADYGKELEIFGGDSICSLHAHVADCYRGWLGRRALGKSLPRLNAASVNNVEEMREVFRETDTLVHEFLNEFRGKWDQTIQVSFENGRKAEFTTLWLFTHTITHEFHHKGQIVKMGRHLGYIPPDTDLIETGAFIHGKG; this is encoded by the coding sequence ATGGAAGTATTCGTAACCCAGTATGATTGGATCCAGCGAACAAGGGAAACATTATTCAGTTATTGTGAAACATTGTCCCCCGCCGATTATGGTAAAGAGCTTGAAATCTTTGGTGGAGATTCTATTTGCAGTTTGCATGCCCATGTTGCCGATTGTTACCGGGGATGGTTGGGAAGACGTGCTCTTGGAAAATCCCTCCCTAGATTAAATGCAGCGTCCGTTAACAACGTCGAGGAGATGCGTGAGGTTTTTAGGGAAACGGATACTCTTGTTCATGAATTTCTGAATGAATTTCGAGGTAAATGGGATCAAACCATTCAAGTATCCTTTGAAAATGGCAGGAAGGCGGAATTCACTACATTATGGCTTTTCACACACACCATCACACACGAGTTTCATCATAAAGGCCAAATTGTAAAAATGGGCAGACACCTCGGGTATATCCCACCAGATACGGACCTCATTGAAACGGGTGCTTTTATTCATGGTAAGGGCTGA
- a CDS encoding ROK family protein, with protein sequence MNNYKPYAIGLDIGGTNITGAVIDKMGEILEKISIDTNPDTNPDEVLERIYKMMNELLDKSNVQIDDVAGIGVATAGIIDSKEKVIIFANNLGWRNVPVGRLIGDRFGLPVKLSNDANAAAIAEWIWGAGKGCQDMIYITVSTGIGSGIISNGRMVTGSGDSGGEFGHISINPYGPRCSCGNSGCIERYASGTAIAEWVRSELKTNPQRKTVFGYEKESLITSEKAWKAAEQGDELALKAFSEAGFYLGIGITNLINLFNPEVIILGGGVMKAHRFILPKINETINKRGIPALTKRAQLSISFLEQEAGVLGGAGLIFLDHQSLSNYPSYI encoded by the coding sequence ATGAATAACTACAAACCCTACGCGATCGGCCTGGATATCGGAGGAACCAACATTACCGGGGCTGTCATCGACAAAATGGGAGAGATCCTCGAGAAAATATCCATCGATACAAATCCTGACACCAATCCAGATGAGGTGTTAGAGAGAATTTATAAAATGATGAATGAGCTGTTGGATAAGAGCAATGTCCAAATCGATGATGTGGCTGGAATCGGAGTAGCTACAGCTGGCATCATCGACTCCAAAGAGAAGGTGATCATATTTGCCAACAATCTTGGTTGGCGGAACGTCCCGGTTGGCAGGTTGATAGGTGATCGCTTTGGCCTTCCGGTCAAGCTGTCCAATGATGCGAATGCAGCTGCCATCGCGGAGTGGATCTGGGGGGCGGGAAAAGGCTGTCAAGACATGATTTATATTACGGTAAGTACAGGTATTGGTTCCGGCATCATAAGCAACGGCCGTATGGTCACCGGAAGTGGCGATAGTGGCGGGGAATTCGGACACATCTCGATCAACCCATATGGGCCAAGATGTTCATGTGGCAACAGTGGGTGTATTGAAAGGTATGCTTCCGGAACGGCCATTGCTGAATGGGTACGAAGCGAACTCAAGACCAATCCGCAGCGTAAAACGGTTTTCGGCTATGAAAAAGAATCCCTGATCACTTCCGAAAAAGCATGGAAAGCAGCAGAACAAGGTGATGAGCTTGCATTAAAGGCGTTTAGTGAGGCTGGATTCTATCTTGGGATAGGGATAACCAATCTGATCAACTTGTTCAATCCTGAGGTGATCATTCTTGGTGGAGGCGTCATGAAAGCCCACCGATTTATTCTCCCTAAAATAAATGAAACAATCAACAAGAGAGGAATACCGGCTTTGACGAAGCGGGCACAATTATCCATTTCCTTTTTAGAACAAGAAGCAGGCGTGTTAGGCGGCGCTGGTCTGATCTTTTTGGATCACCAAAGCTTAAGCAATTACCCCTCTTATATATAA
- a CDS encoding Gfo/Idh/MocA family protein yields the protein MKIGIISFAHMHAYSYAKSIQQMGGIELAGIADDNAARGAKMADTFQTQYYQDVDSLLSTDIDAVIVTSENVHHVDHVVAAGQAGKHILCEKPLATTIRDAKKMIATCKEHGVILQTAFPVRFNTSILRAKELVEDGKLGRILAMKGTNRGTNPGGWFIDPKKSGGGAVMDHTVHVVDIMRWLMNAEVNEVYAEVDNLISEEKIDDCGILSLEFTNGVFATLDCSWSRNKTYPTWGDVTLEIIGTNGTISIDAFAQKVDVYSDDKGVAWDYWGDDMDFGLIQDFVTTVMNKRQPSITGEDGMRAVEVALAAYESASRKEPVNIG from the coding sequence ATGAAAATAGGAATCATAAGTTTCGCACATATGCATGCATACAGCTATGCTAAATCCATTCAACAGATGGGCGGGATCGAACTAGCTGGTATTGCAGACGACAACGCTGCCCGTGGAGCAAAAATGGCTGACACCTTTCAAACCCAATATTACCAGGATGTCGATTCATTGCTGAGTACGGATATAGATGCCGTGATCGTTACTTCGGAAAACGTGCATCACGTTGATCATGTAGTTGCAGCGGGACAAGCAGGGAAACACATCCTCTGTGAAAAACCATTGGCGACCACGATCAGAGATGCAAAAAAAATGATCGCTACGTGCAAGGAACACGGCGTCATTCTCCAGACAGCTTTTCCAGTCCGTTTCAATACCTCGATCCTTCGGGCGAAGGAGCTGGTAGAAGACGGGAAGCTAGGACGGATCCTTGCTATGAAGGGAACGAACCGGGGGACGAATCCAGGCGGATGGTTCATTGATCCGAAAAAATCAGGCGGCGGTGCGGTGATGGACCACACTGTCCATGTTGTCGATATCATGCGCTGGCTGATGAATGCTGAGGTAAATGAAGTTTATGCTGAAGTCGATAACCTGATCTCTGAGGAAAAGATTGATGATTGCGGTATACTTTCACTGGAATTCACGAATGGCGTGTTCGCCACATTGGATTGCAGCTGGAGCCGCAACAAGACATATCCGACATGGGGTGATGTCACGCTTGAAATCATCGGCACAAATGGTACGATCTCAATCGATGCATTTGCCCAGAAAGTAGATGTCTATAGTGATGACAAAGGAGTGGCCTGGGATTATTGGGGTGATGATATGGACTTTGGGTTGATCCAGGATTTTGTCACAACTGTAATGAACAAGAGACAGCCTTCCATTACGGGTGAGGATGGGATGCGAGCGGTAGAGGTGGCGCTCGCCGCCTATGAATCAGCATCCAGGAAAGAGCCTGTCAACATCGGGTGA
- a CDS encoding ABC transporter permease, which translates to MGNELISWLSPIGWAQQTAVYVDDHWATLLVSLTFTVVLIAISYPLSTKRDVGAGMIPPRRGSGSASNLLTKPIGLAYRLLRTNLIVWSIAMFLFGAAYGSVLGDAEKMLESVGDQMSAMLPTTDSNALTDSYAAMFISISAVLAAIPTLQSILRLRGEEKEGRMDGLLSGSLSRYRLMGSFVVTSILNSLLYLFMAGLGMGVAGSQSLGDSRYLGDLILASISFAPALWVAIGVAAVLIGIFPRATSFSWAVVVFAFLVIYLGGALQMPDWLMNLSPYESIARYPAEDLDLTPLLSLTGVSALLITIGCIGFRRRNIMS; encoded by the coding sequence ATGGGGAACGAATTAATATCTTGGCTTTCCCCTATTGGCTGGGCACAGCAAACAGCGGTATATGTTGACGATCATTGGGCAACTTTGTTGGTCAGCCTTACATTCACTGTTGTTCTCATAGCGATTTCGTATCCGTTAAGTACAAAACGGGACGTTGGAGCAGGTATGATCCCTCCACGTCGCGGTAGCGGGTCAGCTTCAAATCTGTTAACGAAGCCAATCGGCCTGGCGTACCGATTACTCCGTACGAATCTCATCGTTTGGAGCATTGCGATGTTCCTCTTTGGGGCAGCTTACGGGTCCGTTTTAGGTGATGCTGAAAAAATGCTAGAATCTGTGGGAGATCAAATGTCAGCTATGCTTCCTACGACAGATAGCAATGCACTTACAGACAGTTATGCTGCTATGTTCATTTCGATTTCAGCTGTGCTCGCAGCAATTCCTACACTGCAAAGCATTTTGCGGCTACGTGGTGAAGAGAAAGAAGGTCGAATGGATGGATTGCTTTCTGGGTCTTTGTCCAGGTATCGTCTTATGGGAAGCTTTGTTGTTACATCCATATTGAACAGTCTTCTCTACCTATTTATGGCTGGTCTCGGAATGGGAGTGGCAGGAAGTCAAAGTTTAGGCGATTCCAGGTACTTAGGTGACCTAATTTTAGCTAGCATTTCGTTCGCACCTGCACTATGGGTTGCGATTGGAGTAGCTGCCGTATTAATAGGTATCTTTCCTAGAGCTACTTCGTTTAGCTGGGCAGTCGTCGTATTCGCATTTCTTGTGATATATCTTGGCGGAGCACTCCAGATGCCGGATTGGCTGATGAACCTTTCACCGTATGAGTCTATCGCACGATACCCGGCAGAGGACCTTGATTTGACGCCTCTTCTCTCTTTAACGGGGGTCTCAGCATTATTGATTACGATTGGTTGTATCGGTTTTCGCCGGCGTAATATCATGTCATAA
- a CDS encoding TetR/AcrR family transcriptional regulator produces the protein MPYFHSSEKERLRNDLLNLGKQLFIQQGLKKTSIEEMTKKVGIAKSTFYVFFESKEAMYLELLELEAVGMEERIWKEVDKTTNAFDGIKEYMHQMVVGLDINVLTKRLITNSVEFEMVKRKVTPEFVERKIQRNITPLLTYISDQQERGGMIQSDPNVIVGVIRAALLIAVHKQDIGEEIFPQVEEMMFQAVASSLTQTNQKE, from the coding sequence ATGCCTTATTTTCATTCATCTGAAAAGGAAAGGTTACGGAATGATTTACTGAATCTAGGAAAACAGTTGTTTATTCAACAGGGTTTGAAAAAGACGTCAATTGAAGAAATGACTAAAAAAGTCGGCATAGCGAAAAGTACATTTTATGTCTTTTTTGAATCAAAAGAGGCGATGTATTTAGAGCTATTGGAACTTGAAGCAGTTGGCATGGAGGAGCGTATTTGGAAAGAGGTTGATAAGACGACAAATGCTTTTGACGGAATCAAGGAATATATGCACCAAATGGTTGTGGGATTAGACATTAATGTACTGACCAAAAGGTTGATCACTAATTCAGTTGAATTTGAAATGGTCAAGAGAAAAGTTACTCCAGAGTTTGTAGAGAGGAAAATCCAAAGGAACATCACGCCACTCCTGACTTATATTTCTGATCAACAGGAAAGGGGAGGGATGATCCAGTCGGATCCGAATGTGATTGTTGGTGTAATACGGGCGGCTCTCCTGATCGCAGTTCATAAGCAAGACATCGGTGAAGAGATTTTTCCACAAGTAGAAGAAATGATGTTCCAAGCAGTAGCAAGCAGCCTGACCCAGACAAACCAAAAGGAGTGA
- a CDS encoding CBO0543 family protein: MQIIYPIIFFIISLKWGKWKNWQKYYPTILFMVVGNLLYLYLFKEYPMWRFEHTFEEKLLPTRMSINVLKVFTSFPILTLIFLSHYPEDRNVIKKVSYIIIWTFSFGFIEYISKMFGMISYHHGWKLWLSLLFDFAMFSLLAIHYKRPVIAWILSGLFILFLWKVFHIDFEILE; this comes from the coding sequence ATGCAAATCATCTATCCGATCATCTTCTTCATCATTTCTTTGAAATGGGGAAAATGGAAAAACTGGCAAAAATACTACCCAACCATCTTGTTCATGGTAGTGGGGAATCTACTCTATCTTTATTTATTCAAAGAGTACCCAATGTGGAGATTTGAACATACATTTGAAGAAAAATTACTCCCTACGAGGATGAGCATCAATGTGTTGAAAGTCTTTACTTCCTTCCCCATTTTGACATTGATTTTTCTATCCCATTACCCTGAAGATCGAAATGTGATAAAGAAAGTTTCATACATAATCATCTGGACGTTTTCATTTGGTTTTATCGAGTATATCTCAAAAATGTTTGGCATGATCAGTTATCATCATGGATGGAAACTCTGGTTGTCACTTTTATTCGACTTTGCGATGTTTTCTTTATTAGCAATTCATTACAAACGTCCTGTTATCGCATGGATTCTTTCGGGTCTGTTCATCTTATTTTTATGGAAAGTCTTCCATATTGATTTTGAAATACTTGAATAA